The following are encoded together in the Macadamia integrifolia cultivar HAES 741 chromosome 10, SCU_Mint_v3, whole genome shotgun sequence genome:
- the LOC122090647 gene encoding uncharacterized protein LOC122090647, which yields MGNCLRHESEVIWGGDNWGAPEEWGSPASEKLFKKETRHGGWRRDEEADIPEDDEEDEMLLGLGELNKKRKKKRGGGGVGSSSASVHYESTEVMKIKVTKKEFEELTSTGKGDVQQMLSQLMNVGDRYQLAHQRSWRPALKSIPE from the coding sequence ATGGGGAATTGCCTTCGACATGAATCAGAGGTTATATGGGGAGGAGACAACTGGGGAGCACCGGAAGAATGGGGATCACCGGCGTCGGAGAAGCTGTTCAAGAAAGAAACTCGACATGGTGGATGGAGGAGAGACGAAGAAGCTGATATTccagaagatgatgaagaagacgaGATGCTATTAGGGTtgggagaactcaataagaagaggaagaaaaagagaggaggaggaggagtgggttcttcttctgcttctgttCATTATGAGTCCACAGAGGTGATGAAGATCAAGGTCACAAAGAAAGAGTTTGAGGAGTTGACGTCAACGGGGAAAGGAGATGTACAACAGATGCTTTCTCAGTTGATGAACGTTGGTGACAGGTATCAGTTGGCTCATCAAAGGTCTTGGAGACCAGCCCTTAAGAGCATCCCTGAGTGA
- the LOC122091796 gene encoding uncharacterized protein LOC122091796: MKVSGRTQLPAVISTKTLFPKSPDSDIQDTRSDRRFQAQRRKIRNPGFSGGGVRLKKDVASVGKKSGPATPLLRWKFDDADLSFPNDKAPVPERELERKARRKMRNAEEIPVSARKLASALWKLQLPEVTGGSGDGRGQHMKLSARLGLEPHVSHMGVPFLSDLNSREYGAEANDLSQSPLSISGSKNGALYKVEPSFPFSNSAMEGATKWGPGYSETPDEVYRFYDRMKLLEDQRVNTVSAVSALQVELEQARNRIHELETEHRSSKKKLEHFLRKLAEERAAWRNREHDKIRAIIDDVKDDLNRERKNRQRLEIVNSKLVNELAEAKLSAKRFMQEYEKEKKSRELMEEVCDELAKEIGEDKTEVESLKRESMKIREEVDEERRMLQMAEVWREERVQMKLVDAKLTLEEKYSQLSKLIADLEAFLRSRSATLDVTELREVEFLREAASSVKIHDIKEFSYEPPTSEDIFSVLEDLQAVEANEREIEPCAAYSPASHASKVHTVSPDANGFIKNHMQRYSNGSIDQNEDIEDGSGWETVSHAEDQGSSYSAEGSDPSVNRICQDSNVSESGTEWEDNAGHDTLNTETSKVCPVSARHSKKKVSSITRLWKSCPSNGENYKIVTVEGGMKGRISNGRISNGGIVSPDQGSGGGGLSPRSLVMQWPSPDSGNPHIARGMKGCIEWPRGIQKNSLKAKLLEARMESQKIQLRQVLKQKI; the protein is encoded by the exons ATGAAGGTATCCGGTAGAACTCAACTTCCGGCTGTGATCTCTACAAAGACTCTATTTCCAAAGTCGCCAGATTCGGATATTCAAGATACGAGAAGCGATCGAAGGTTTCAAGCTCAAAGGAGGAAGATCAGGAATCCTGGTTTCTCTGGTGGTGGAGTTCGGTTGAAGAAAGATGTAGCTTCGGTGGGGAAGAAGAGCGGACCTGCAACTCCACTCTTGCGGTGGAAATTCGATGATGCAGATTTATCTTTTCCTAATGATAAGGCGCCGGTTCCGGAGCGGGAGTTGGAGCGGAAAGCTCGCCGAAAAATGAGGAATGCCGAAGAGATTCCGGTTTCGGCTAGGAAGCTTGCTTCTGCTCTCTGGAAGTTGCAGCTGCCGGAGGTCACCGGTGGTTCTGGTGATGGACGTGGTCAGCATATGAAGTTGTCTGCTCGACTTGGGCTTGAG CCTCATGTTAGCCATATGGGGGTCCCATTTCTTTCTGATCTCAACAGCAGAGAGTATGGTGCAGAAGCAAACGATTTGTCACAGAGTCCGCTTTCTATCTCTGGCTCGAAGAATGGAGCTCTGTATAAG GTTGAACCTTCTTTCCCATTTTCCAATTCAGCAATGGAGGGGGCAACAAAATGGGGCCCCGGATATTCAGAAACACCAGATGAGGTTTACCGGTTTTATGATCGCATGAAACTTCTAGAAGACCAACGAGTCAATACTGTCTCAGCTGTTTCAGCTTTGCAAGTTGAACTTGAGCAGGCTCGAAATCGTATTCATGAGCTTGAAACTGAGCACCGTTCTTCAAAGAAGAAACTTGAGCACTTCTTGAGAAAACTTGCTGAGGAAAGGGCAGCATGGAGAAACAGAGAGCATGATAAGATTCGTGCAATAATTGATGATGTCAAGGATGACTTGAACAGAGAGAGGAAAAATCGTCAGAGGCTGGAAATTGTCAACTCAAAATTGGTCAATGAACTAGCTGAAGCCAAGTTATCTGCAAAGCGGTTTATGCAAGAgtatgagaaggagaaaaaatccAGAGAGCTAATGGAAGAAGTATGCGATGAGCTTGCAAAGGAAATTGGGGAAGACAAGACTGAAGTTGAATCACTGAAGAGGGAGTCCATGAAAATCCGTGAAGAAGTGGACGAAGAGAGGAGGATGTTACAAATGGCTGAAGTCTGGCGTGAAGAAAGGGTTCAAATGAAGTTGGTGGATGCCAAGTTGACACTTGAAGAAAAGTATTCCCAGTTGAGCAAACTTATAGCGGACCTGGAAGCTTTTTTAAGATCAAGAAGTGCAACCCTAGATGTGACGGAGTTGAGAGAGGTGGAGTTCCTACGAGAGGCAGCAAGCTCAGTGAAGATTCACGATATCAAAGAGTTCTCTTACGAACCACCAACTTCAGAGGACATTTTCTCTGTCTTGGAGGATCTCCAAGCTGTTGAAGCTAATGAAAGGGAGATTGAACCTTGTGCTGCTTACAGCCCTGCTAGCCATGCCTCCAAAGTCCACACTGTGAGCCCCGATGCCAATGGGTTTATCAAAAACCACATGCAAAGATATTCAAACGGGTCCATTGATCAGAATGAGGATATAGAAGATGGGAGTGGCTGGGAAACTGTGAGTCATGCTGAGGATCAAGGCTCAAGTTATTCAGCTGAGGGTAGTGATCCATCTGTTAACAGGATCTGCCAGGACAGTAACGTCTCAGAGAGTGGAACAGAATGGGAAGACAATGCAGGTCATGATACCCTGAATACAGAAACCAGTAAGGTCTGTCCTGTATCAGCCAGACATTCGAAGAAGAAGGTGTCATCCATAACCAGACTTTGGAAATCATGTCCAAGTAATGGTGAAAACTACAAGATAGTAACTGTTGAAGGGGGGATGAAGGGAAGGATTTCAAATGGCAGAATTTCAAATGGGGGGATCGTTTCTCCAGACCAAGGGTCAGGTGGAGGTGGTCTCAGCCCCCGGAGTTTGGTGATGCAGTGGCCATCACCTGACTCTGGGAATCCACACATTGCTAGAGGAATGAAAGGGTGCATAGAATGGCCACGAGGCATACAGAAGAATAGTTTAAAGGCAAAGCTTTTGGAGGCAAGGATGGAAAGCCAGAAAATCCAATTGCGCCAGGTTCTCAAGCAGAAGATTTAG
- the LOC122091187 gene encoding uncharacterized protein LOC122091187 — MDDFEAPSFSLGIDLDFDSEPRAVPREESACKQASESSSNVSFEVLGDDYGFQFQTLEYPPPVLKRLKRGPATQLPAVSKGQPVRPSLDVDDDIEELSSQEEPRRGETVRCSAIQNHSVSNSSKFQLHSRSVLTGQSLSKNKVRKCTQASIVSTSANLEEDESKLMFPNLTLSPLRRFQLLDSDSDEPSTSEYLQQNTDKNDTPAKERHCNPGQYMTGNQPKRPIASASNFPAEDLWKDFSPKKNLSIPTPALDEFCDEYFRSVKDKNVAQMEKGLSVSSSEGYQKSSISENVTHCGNLPSPPPAYQYFYHEDPRIQKLVRDRLPNFFPLGDVNNRGHQQFDGPIIDYRNQFVHRVCQPNDGEGNKALEGGSKRGKRKVNSSNAKEVSQLSEEWVNPKNTACKPKSAGKRRVNSKGHSAGHWYTGQDGKRVYVSKSGQDSTGRTAYMRYRKESGKGLKRSRKRASAKTKSKR; from the exons ATGGATGATTTCGAAGCCCCATCGTTCTCTCTGGGAATTGATCTCGATTTCGATTCAGAGCCCAGAGCTGTCCCCAGAGAAGAATCCGCCTGCAAACAAGCTTCAGAATCATCAAGCAATGTAAGCTTCGAGGTTCTTGGAGACGATTACGGTTTCCAATTTCAAACCCTAGAATATCCACCTCCTGTTCTCAAGCGCCTGAAGCGAGGGCCAGCGACTCAGTTGCCTGCTGTTAGTAAGGGACAACCTGTGCGACCGTCACTGGATGTTGATGATGATATCGAAGAGCTCTCATCGCAGGAGGAACCACGTAGAG gAGAAACTGTTAGATGTTCAGCAATACAAAACCATTCTGTGAGTAACAGTTCAAAGTTTCAATTGCATAGCCGCAGCGTCCTAACTGGACAATCATTAAGCAAGAATAAAGTGCGGAAATGCACACAAGCATCAATTGTCTCAACTTCTGCAAATTTGGAGGAAGATGAGAGCAAATTGATGTTTCCCAACTTAACTCTCAGTCCTCTCAGAAGATTCCAGCTGCTTGATTCTGATTCAGATGAGCCTTCTACTAGTGAATACTTGCAACAAAATACTGATAAGAATGATACTCCTGCAAAAGAAAGACACTGTAATCCAGGCCAATATATGACTGGGAATCAACCAAAGAGGCCTATTGCTTCTGCGAGTAATTTTCCAGCTGAGGATTTATGGAAAGATTTTAGTCCAAAGAAGAATCTAAGTATTCCAACACCAGCTCTGGATGAGTTTTGTGATGAATACTTCAGATCAGTGAAGGATAAGAATGTAGCACAGATGGAGAAAGGTCTATCTGTCAGTAGCTCCGAAGGTTATCAGAAGAGTAGTATCAGTGAAAATGTCACACACTGTGGGAATCTGCCAAGTCCACCTCCTGCATATCAGTATTTTTACCATGAGGACCCAAGGATCCAGAAATTAGTACGTGATCGGTTacctaacttcttccctcttggTGATGTTAATAACAGAGGGCACCAGCAATTTGATGGACCAATCATTGATTACAG GAATCAGTTTGTTCACAGAGTCTGTCAGCCAAATGATGGTGAAGGGAACAAGGCTCTTGAAGGGGGTTCAAAAAGAGGCAAAAGGAAGGTCAACAGTTCTAATGCTAAAGAGGTCTCACAACTATCTGAGGAGTGGGTCAACCCCAAAAACACTGCCTGCAAGCCAAAAAGTGCTGGCAAAAGACGAGTAAATTCAAAAGGCCATTCTGCTGGTCATTGGTACACAGGCCAGGATGGAAAAAGG GTATACGTCTCTAAAAGTGGACAAGACTCGACAGGGAGAACTGCCTACATGCGTTACAGGAAG GAGAGTGGAAAAGGATTGAAAAGGTCAAGGAAGAGAGCTTCTGCCAAGACAAAATCAAAACGATGA